A portion of the Microbacterium hominis genome contains these proteins:
- a CDS encoding bifunctional metallophosphatase/5'-nucleotidase, giving the protein MNRSTRRAIGSIAAVAVGAGLVLTAPSIALADKGGTPNPGKGNGPKIAENVQILSFNDYHGHITSPDTGTQGGGQYLSTKLDQLRESAPDGRTLTVAAGDLIGGSPFLSGLFHDEPSVESLNAMGLDISSVGNHEFDEGTTELLRMQNGGCHPVDGCYFPDDPYAGADFDWLAANVFNAGTDTTLLPGTKVEDLDGTKVGFIGMTLESTPTLVSPTGVADVEFKDEVETANAEAKKLRKMGVKAIVVLLHEGGIPVLGSPINSCDGVSSPIAEIAGAMDADIDLIVTGHTHQAYICSFADPHGKPRLVTSASQYGRVVTETTLAFTPSGDVDRAKTVAVNHVVDGVEADPAITEIVTKWNTIAAPLAGRVVGTVAEDITGDAGGNRAIETPMADLVADGILAATAEPEDGGAQIAFMNVGGVRASLLLADDPDDTSDGVLPGQVTYSEAFDVNPFNNIIVTIDLTGAQIEEALNQQYQPIASRGSRPMLALGVSEGFSYEWNDDDLDNRFVVPGSMTLNGVPLVADQVYRVALYNFLADGGDAFTAFAEGTNRVGGPEDLAAFVDYLEANPGLTAPASRIDGL; this is encoded by the coding sequence ATGAATCGCTCGACCCGACGCGCCATAGGATCCATCGCCGCCGTCGCCGTGGGTGCGGGACTGGTGCTGACCGCACCGTCCATCGCCCTCGCCGACAAGGGAGGCACGCCGAACCCCGGCAAGGGCAACGGCCCGAAGATCGCGGAGAACGTGCAGATCCTGTCGTTCAACGACTACCACGGTCACATCACCTCGCCCGACACGGGCACCCAGGGTGGCGGACAGTACCTGTCGACGAAGCTGGACCAGCTGCGCGAGAGCGCCCCCGACGGTCGCACCCTCACCGTCGCCGCGGGTGACCTCATCGGCGGCTCGCCGTTCCTCTCGGGCCTCTTCCACGACGAGCCCTCGGTCGAGTCGCTCAACGCGATGGGCCTCGACATCTCCTCGGTGGGCAACCACGAGTTCGACGAGGGCACGACCGAACTGCTGCGCATGCAGAACGGCGGATGCCACCCGGTCGACGGCTGCTATTTCCCCGACGACCCGTACGCCGGCGCCGACTTCGACTGGCTCGCGGCGAACGTCTTCAACGCGGGAACCGACACGACGCTCCTGCCGGGAACGAAGGTCGAAGACCTCGACGGCACGAAGGTCGGCTTCATCGGCATGACGCTGGAGTCCACTCCTACGCTCGTGAGCCCCACCGGGGTCGCCGACGTCGAGTTCAAGGACGAGGTCGAGACGGCCAACGCCGAGGCGAAGAAGCTCCGCAAGATGGGTGTGAAGGCCATCGTCGTCCTGCTCCACGAGGGTGGCATCCCGGTGCTGGGCAGCCCCATCAACAGCTGCGACGGCGTCTCGTCGCCGATCGCCGAGATCGCGGGTGCGATGGATGCCGACATCGACCTGATCGTGACCGGACACACCCACCAGGCGTACATCTGCTCGTTCGCCGACCCGCACGGCAAGCCGCGCCTCGTCACCTCCGCGTCGCAGTACGGCCGTGTCGTCACCGAGACGACGCTCGCGTTCACGCCCAGCGGCGACGTCGACCGCGCCAAGACCGTTGCCGTGAACCACGTGGTCGACGGCGTCGAAGCCGACCCCGCCATCACCGAGATCGTCACCAAGTGGAACACGATCGCCGCCCCGCTGGCTGGTCGCGTGGTGGGCACCGTCGCTGAGGACATCACGGGTGACGCCGGCGGCAACCGCGCCATCGAGACGCCCATGGCCGATCTCGTCGCCGACGGCATCCTCGCCGCCACCGCTGAACCTGAAGACGGAGGTGCGCAGATCGCCTTCATGAACGTCGGAGGTGTGCGCGCCTCATTGCTTCTCGCCGACGACCCCGATGACACCTCCGACGGGGTGCTCCCCGGCCAGGTGACGTACTCCGAGGCATTCGACGTGAACCCGTTCAACAACATCATCGTCACGATCGACTTGACCGGAGCTCAGATCGAGGAGGCCCTGAACCAGCAGTATCAGCCGATCGCCTCGCGCGGTTCGCGTCCGATGCTCGCCCTGGGTGTCTCGGAGGGCTTCAGCTATGAGTGGAACGACGATGATCTGGACAACCGATTCGTCGTGCCGGGCTCGATGACGCTGAACGGTGTGCCGCTGGTCGCCGACCAGGTGTACCGCGTGGCTCTCTACAATTTCCTCGCGGACGGCGGCGATGCATTCACCGCTTTCGCCGAGGGAACCAACCGCGTCGGGGGCCCCGAGGACCTCGCGGCCTTCGTGGACTACCTCGAGGCGAACCCGGGCCTGACGGCTCCGGCGAGCCGGATCGACGGTCTGTGA
- a CDS encoding SPFH domain-containing protein, producing MDPFSLFGAIVPIVLIGIAALVVFFIGVLIFRAWYRVAKADEALVIVGKTQKSADGQASRISVITGGGAIVNPITQRSELVSLRARQIKMEPVAQSSNGVTVNVSGVALVKIGSEPDAVRRAAERFASQDKAIEQFTTEQLEGALRGVVATLTVEELMRDRQRLSDQIAEGIKSDLSSQGLILDSFQIQGVTDSNGYIAALGAAEVERVKRDAEVAEINARREIKARELATSEATLIEQTAYDKNTAAAKAEVGRANAEAEQAEALAHAQSEQGVLQQRAENRQAQLDADVKRVADAKLYERQRAADAEAYEQVKAAEAQSQIAEEEAKAIRLRAEAEADAIRLAGAAKAEALAAEAEALAQNQSALLAQRALDALPNVMAEFAKGFERVGTITVLGGDGASSHIAGESAIGLRSVFDSVKSATGLDIASIIQGRAVGEGIGASIAAETNGSSKASAAASTD from the coding sequence ATGGATCCCTTCTCGCTCTTCGGCGCCATCGTGCCGATCGTGCTCATCGGCATCGCCGCCCTCGTCGTCTTCTTCATCGGCGTCTTGATCTTCCGCGCCTGGTACCGGGTGGCGAAGGCTGACGAGGCGCTCGTGATCGTCGGCAAGACGCAGAAGAGCGCCGACGGTCAGGCCTCCCGCATCTCGGTGATCACCGGCGGCGGCGCGATCGTCAACCCGATCACGCAGCGCTCCGAGCTCGTCTCGCTGCGCGCGCGCCAGATCAAGATGGAGCCGGTGGCGCAGTCGTCGAACGGCGTGACCGTGAACGTCTCGGGCGTCGCGCTCGTGAAGATCGGCTCCGAGCCCGATGCCGTGCGTCGCGCCGCCGAACGCTTCGCGTCGCAGGACAAGGCGATCGAGCAGTTCACCACCGAGCAGCTCGAGGGCGCCCTGCGCGGCGTGGTCGCCACGCTCACGGTCGAGGAGCTCATGCGCGACCGTCAGCGACTCTCCGACCAGATCGCCGAGGGAATCAAGTCCGACCTGTCGAGCCAGGGGCTCATCCTCGACTCGTTCCAGATCCAGGGCGTCACCGACTCCAACGGCTACATCGCCGCCCTCGGTGCGGCAGAGGTCGAGCGCGTCAAGCGCGACGCCGAGGTCGCCGAGATCAACGCGCGCCGCGAGATCAAGGCGCGCGAGCTCGCTACGAGCGAGGCGACGCTGATCGAGCAGACGGCGTACGACAAGAACACGGCCGCAGCCAAGGCCGAGGTCGGCCGGGCGAACGCCGAGGCCGAGCAGGCTGAGGCGCTGGCGCACGCGCAGTCGGAGCAGGGCGTGCTGCAGCAGCGCGCGGAGAACCGTCAGGCGCAGCTGGATGCCGACGTCAAGCGCGTCGCCGACGCGAAGCTCTACGAGCGTCAGCGCGCCGCCGACGCCGAGGCCTACGAGCAGGTGAAGGCCGCCGAGGCGCAGTCGCAGATCGCCGAGGAGGAGGCGAAGGCCATTCGCCTGCGCGCCGAGGCCGAGGCCGACGCGATCCGTCTTGCCGGTGCCGCCAAGGCCGAGGCACTCGCCGCCGAGGCCGAGGCACTCGCGCAGAACCAGTCGGCGCTGCTCGCCCAGCGCGCCCTCGACGCGCTGCCCAACGTGATGGCCGAGTTCGCCAAGGGCTTCGAGCGCGTCGGCACCATCACGGTGCTCGGCGGCGATGGGGCATCGTCGCACATCGCGGGGGAGTCGGCGATCGGGCTGCGGTCGGTCTTCGACTCGGTCAAGTCCGCGACCGGACTCGACATCGCCTCGATCATCCAGGGTCGCGCAGTCGGCGAGGGCATCGGGGCGAGCATCGCCGCAGAGACCAATGGATCCTCGAAGGCGTCGGCGGCGGCATCCACCGACTGA
- the adhP gene encoding alcohol dehydrogenase AdhP translates to MRAAVVVAPDKPLAVSDVPIPAPGPGQALVRVITSGVCHTDLHAARGDWPVPPKADLIPGHEGYGRVVALGEGVTTLHVGELVGNAWLWSACGTCEFCRTGRETLCTEQLNGGYGVDGSFGEYMLVDERFAARIPEGSDPVEVAPILCAGVTVYKGLKMTETKPGEWVVISGIGGLGHIAVQYARAMGMRVAAVDVDDDKLALARRHGAEVTVNAATSDPVLAIQEQTGGAHGVLVTAVHPKAFGQATGMARRGGTVVFVGLPPGAFPADIFDTVLRAITVRGSIVGTRQDMAEALDFYARGLIHPTVSSVETIDDINDIFHRMEEGRIEGRVVMRYDAS, encoded by the coding sequence ATGCGCGCGGCCGTGGTGGTCGCGCCCGACAAGCCCCTCGCCGTCTCCGACGTGCCCATCCCGGCGCCCGGACCCGGACAGGCCCTTGTCCGTGTGATCACCAGCGGCGTCTGCCACACCGACCTCCACGCGGCCCGCGGCGACTGGCCCGTGCCGCCGAAGGCCGATCTCATTCCCGGCCACGAGGGGTACGGCCGCGTCGTCGCCCTCGGCGAAGGCGTGACCACCCTGCACGTGGGCGAGCTCGTCGGCAACGCGTGGCTGTGGAGCGCCTGCGGCACGTGCGAGTTCTGCCGCACCGGCCGCGAGACCCTCTGCACCGAGCAGCTCAACGGCGGCTACGGCGTCGACGGCAGCTTCGGCGAGTACATGCTCGTCGACGAGCGCTTCGCCGCCCGCATCCCCGAGGGCTCGGACCCGGTCGAGGTCGCCCCGATCCTCTGCGCCGGCGTCACCGTCTACAAGGGCCTCAAGATGACCGAGACCAAGCCCGGCGAATGGGTCGTGATCTCGGGCATCGGCGGCCTCGGCCACATCGCCGTGCAGTATGCCCGCGCCATGGGCATGCGGGTCGCCGCGGTCGACGTCGACGACGACAAGCTGGCTCTCGCGCGTCGCCACGGCGCCGAGGTCACCGTCAACGCGGCCACCTCCGACCCGGTGCTCGCGATCCAGGAGCAGACCGGCGGCGCCCACGGTGTGCTCGTGACCGCCGTGCACCCGAAGGCGTTCGGCCAGGCGACCGGCATGGCCCGCCGCGGCGGCACCGTCGTGTTCGTGGGGCTGCCCCCGGGGGCCTTCCCCGCCGACATCTTCGACACCGTGCTGCGCGCGATCACTGTGCGCGGCTCGATCGTGGGCACCCGGCAGGACATGGCCGAGGCGCTCGACTTCTACGCCCGGGGCCTCATCCACCCGACCGTGTCGTCGGTGGAGACCATCGACGACATCAACGACATCTTCCACCGCATGGAAGAGGGTCGGATCGAAGGTCGCGTGGTCATGCGCTACGACGCGAGCTGA
- a CDS encoding DUF2510 domain-containing protein yields MSTTPPGWYDDGHGALRWWDGAHWTEHVAEPDPEPAVGVAPETGIAPAPTPEGMDATPGGPQAPAVPAEPTAAESVLPPELAAEFDAAAAASAGMPSPAGSPDYTAYTGTAPTVPGNPAYPGGYPADYAGQGAFVSATEPTKSKLWIVWVVLGVVLLGIVIGAAVLIPLLFLSLTSSSSVSPEGEAQTAAVAAVELYDEAWQEVDCDKLVSSTTDDFRSTQRLDDCEVFEAQAAPFAASVENYEVSIDTIAAADDEIVIETTETYDALFDQEGNPTDQTSPFEVHYRYTIVPEDGGWLIDDLANAE; encoded by the coding sequence ATGAGCACGACGCCTCCCGGGTGGTACGACGACGGCCACGGCGCCCTGCGCTGGTGGGACGGCGCGCACTGGACCGAGCACGTGGCCGAGCCCGACCCCGAGCCCGCCGTGGGCGTCGCTCCCGAGACCGGCATCGCCCCCGCGCCGACGCCCGAGGGGATGGATGCCACGCCCGGCGGCCCGCAGGCGCCGGCCGTGCCCGCCGAGCCCACCGCGGCCGAATCCGTGCTCCCGCCGGAGCTCGCCGCCGAGTTCGATGCAGCGGCTGCCGCCTCGGCCGGCATGCCCTCGCCCGCCGGATCGCCCGACTACACGGCCTACACGGGGACCGCCCCGACCGTGCCCGGCAACCCCGCCTATCCGGGCGGGTATCCGGCCGACTACGCGGGACAGGGGGCATTCGTCTCGGCGACCGAGCCCACCAAGTCGAAGCTCTGGATCGTCTGGGTCGTGCTCGGCGTCGTGCTGCTGGGCATCGTGATCGGCGCGGCCGTGCTCATTCCGCTGCTGTTCCTCAGCCTCACCTCGAGCTCGTCCGTCTCGCCCGAGGGGGAGGCTCAGACCGCTGCGGTGGCGGCGGTCGAGCTGTACGACGAGGCCTGGCAGGAGGTCGACTGCGACAAGCTCGTCTCGTCGACCACCGATGACTTCCGGTCGACGCAGCGGCTCGACGACTGCGAGGTGTTCGAAGCGCAGGCCGCGCCGTTCGCCGCCTCCGTGGAGAACTACGAGGTCAGCATCGACACCATCGCCGCGGCCGACGACGAGATCGTCATCGAGACCACCGAGACCTACGACGCGCTGTTCGATCAAGAGGGAAACCCCACCGATCAGACCTCGCCGTTCGAGGTGCATTACCGCTACACGATCGTGCCCGAAGACGGCGGCTGGCTCATCGACGACCTGGCGAACGCCGAGTGA
- a CDS encoding sulfite exporter TauE/SafE family protein yields the protein MSEVAPRARGARFILTCLGVGLLAGLLSGLFGVGGGTVIVPLLVLILAFDQRLASGTSLAAIVPTATVGVISYGVQGEVAWIPALILAAGAVVGAQIGTWLLARLSQTVLRWSFVGFLAVVIVTLFIVIPSRDAGLELTWLSGISLIVLGLITGILSGLLGVGGGIVVVPALMILFGTSDLIAKGTSLLMMIPTAISGTIGNFRRHNVDLPAALLVGVAACTTTALGAWLAALLQPGVANALFAVFLVVIAVQMAMKALRSRRG from the coding sequence GTGAGCGAGGTCGCCCCTCGCGCGCGCGGCGCGCGGTTCATCCTCACCTGTCTGGGGGTGGGCCTGCTGGCGGGGCTCCTTTCGGGGCTGTTCGGCGTCGGCGGCGGCACCGTCATCGTGCCGCTGCTCGTGCTGATCCTCGCCTTCGACCAGCGCCTCGCGTCGGGCACGTCGCTGGCGGCGATCGTGCCGACCGCGACCGTCGGTGTCATCTCTTACGGCGTCCAGGGCGAGGTCGCGTGGATTCCCGCGCTCATCCTCGCCGCCGGCGCCGTCGTCGGCGCCCAGATCGGCACGTGGCTGCTCGCGCGACTCTCGCAGACCGTGCTGCGGTGGAGCTTCGTCGGCTTCCTCGCCGTCGTGATCGTGACGCTGTTCATCGTGATCCCCTCGCGCGACGCCGGGCTGGAGCTCACCTGGCTGAGCGGGATCAGCCTCATCGTGCTGGGACTGATCACCGGCATCCTCTCGGGCCTGCTCGGCGTCGGCGGCGGCATCGTCGTCGTCCCCGCGCTCATGATCCTGTTCGGCACGAGCGACCTCATCGCCAAGGGCACGTCGCTGCTCATGATGATCCCGACGGCGATCTCCGGCACCATCGGCAACTTCCGCCGTCACAACGTCGATCTGCCCGCCGCGCTGCTGGTGGGTGTCGCCGCCTGCACGACCACGGCACTCGGCGCGTGGCTAGCCGCGCTCCTCCAGCCCGGGGTCGCCAACGCTCTGTTCGCCGTCTTCCTCGTGGTGATCGCCGTGCAGATGGCGATGAAAGCGCTCCGCTCCCGTCGCGGCTGA
- a CDS encoding ROK family transcriptional regulator, giving the protein MSVDPAPAASGVSQLFQLMRDGAPRTRAQLAKATGLARSTIAIRVDELLRMGLVIPVAESVSTGGRPPSQFALNPQARLVLAADIGASHATLAVADLAGNVMAEHLEPLDVGLGPEPVLTWVVDNAVQLLADLGRPTGDVAAIGMGVPGPVEHSTGQPVNPPIMPGWDRFDVPGWVQQHLDVPVLVDNDVNIMALGERATAYPGVEHLMFVKVATGIGAGLISGGALQRGAQGIAGDIGHVQVARGAGVPCHCGNKGCLEALASGPAIARDLRAQGVAAETGDDVVDLVKRGNIDAIQAVRQAGRDIGEVLTTCVSLVNPSVITIGGSMARVGEHLIAGVREVVYTRSIPLATEHLAIVPSAAAQHAGVRGASMLAIEHALSPESLTAFMAQAAPAAVG; this is encoded by the coding sequence ATGAGCGTTGACCCGGCCCCCGCCGCCTCGGGCGTCAGCCAGCTGTTCCAGCTGATGCGCGACGGCGCCCCCCGCACACGGGCGCAGCTGGCGAAGGCGACCGGGCTGGCCCGCTCGACGATCGCGATCCGCGTCGACGAACTGCTGCGGATGGGTCTGGTGATCCCCGTCGCCGAATCGGTCTCGACCGGTGGCCGGCCGCCCTCGCAGTTCGCGCTCAACCCGCAGGCGCGCCTGGTTCTGGCCGCCGACATCGGCGCCTCGCATGCGACCCTCGCCGTCGCCGATCTGGCCGGGAACGTCATGGCCGAGCACCTCGAACCGCTCGACGTGGGCCTCGGTCCTGAACCGGTGCTCACCTGGGTGGTCGACAACGCCGTCCAGCTGCTGGCCGACCTCGGTCGCCCCACCGGCGACGTCGCGGCGATCGGCATGGGCGTGCCCGGGCCGGTCGAGCATTCGACCGGCCAGCCGGTCAACCCCCCGATCATGCCGGGCTGGGATCGCTTCGACGTGCCGGGCTGGGTGCAGCAGCACCTCGACGTGCCGGTGCTGGTCGACAACGATGTGAACATCATGGCGCTCGGCGAGCGCGCCACGGCCTACCCGGGCGTGGAGCACCTCATGTTCGTGAAGGTCGCCACGGGCATCGGCGCCGGTCTCATCTCCGGCGGTGCGCTGCAGCGCGGAGCACAGGGCATCGCGGGCGACATCGGGCACGTGCAGGTAGCCCGCGGCGCGGGGGTGCCCTGCCACTGCGGCAATAAGGGGTGTCTCGAGGCGCTCGCCTCCGGACCTGCGATCGCCCGGGACCTGCGGGCGCAGGGAGTGGCTGCCGAGACCGGCGACGACGTCGTCGACCTCGTCAAGCGCGGGAACATCGATGCGATCCAGGCCGTGCGCCAGGCCGGACGCGACATCGGCGAGGTGCTGACGACGTGCGTCAGCCTTGTGAACCCGTCCGTGATCACCATCGGCGGATCGATGGCGCGTGTCGGCGAGCATCTCATCGCCGGGGTGCGGGAGGTCGTGTACACCCGCTCCATCCCCCTCGCCACCGAGCATCTGGCCATCGTGCCGTCCGCGGCCGCACAGCACGCCGGCGTGCGCGGGGCGAGCATGCTGGCCATCGAGCACGCCCTGTCGCCGGAGTCGCTCACGGCATTCATGGCGCAGGCCGCGCCGGCGGCCGTCGGGTGA
- a CDS encoding ABC transporter permease — translation MSEQTTSGGAVASPPADATPPSGGGRASSGIQNLLSGSVGRNLGLVVALLLLIVVGTVTAGADFANLSNALTILRQASIVGVIAIGMTLVIIAGGIDLSVGSVMGLASVAATLAAVQDLVDDTHWVFMILMALGVGLAAGLINGIVIAYGNVVAFMATLAMLVAARGLAEILAERRTLIVGDRGFINALNEDILGVDILIWIFVLVAVAGWVLLNRTTFGRRTVAIGGNREAARLAGIDVRRHTMWLYALAGLSAGIAAVMILGRTTAGTSTHGLLYELDAIAAVVVGGTLLVGGRGTITGTVFGVLIFAVLTNVFVQNNLTSSVQAVAKGVIIVVAVLLQQRFAKPVGRSS, via the coding sequence GTGAGCGAGCAGACCACCTCCGGAGGCGCCGTCGCCTCTCCGCCCGCCGATGCGACTCCGCCGTCTGGCGGCGGACGCGCCTCTTCCGGCATCCAGAATCTCCTGTCCGGCTCCGTCGGGCGCAACCTCGGCCTGGTCGTGGCCCTCCTGCTCCTCATCGTCGTCGGCACGGTGACGGCCGGCGCCGACTTCGCGAACCTCAGCAACGCGCTGACGATCCTCCGCCAGGCCTCGATCGTCGGGGTGATCGCGATCGGCATGACGCTGGTCATCATCGCCGGAGGCATCGACCTGTCCGTCGGTTCGGTCATGGGGCTCGCCTCGGTGGCCGCGACGCTGGCGGCCGTGCAGGACCTCGTCGACGACACCCACTGGGTGTTCATGATCCTCATGGCCCTTGGTGTGGGCCTGGCCGCCGGCCTCATCAACGGCATCGTGATCGCGTACGGCAATGTGGTGGCCTTCATGGCCACCCTCGCCATGCTCGTCGCCGCGCGAGGCCTCGCCGAGATCCTCGCCGAGCGCCGCACGCTGATCGTCGGCGACCGCGGGTTCATCAACGCGCTCAACGAGGACATCCTCGGGGTGGACATCCTGATCTGGATCTTCGTGCTCGTCGCGGTCGCCGGCTGGGTGCTGCTCAACCGCACCACGTTCGGTCGCCGCACGGTCGCGATCGGCGGAAACCGCGAGGCGGCCCGCCTCGCGGGAATCGACGTGCGACGCCACACGATGTGGCTCTACGCCCTCGCCGGCCTGAGCGCCGGCATCGCCGCCGTGATGATCCTCGGACGCACCACGGCGGGGACCTCCACCCACGGCCTGCTCTACGAACTCGACGCCATCGCCGCGGTCGTCGTCGGAGGCACGCTGCTGGTCGGCGGACGCGGCACCATCACCGGAACCGTGTTCGGCGTGCTGATCTTCGCCGTTCTCACGAACGTCTTCGTGCAGAACAACCTCACCTCGTCGGTGCAGGCCGTCGCCAAGGGCGTCATCATCGTCGTCGCCGTTCTGCTGCAGCAGCGCTTCGCGAAGCCCGTCGGCCGTTCATCGTAG
- a CDS encoding sugar ABC transporter ATP-binding protein, with protein sequence MTKSFAGVQALRGVDLEVTPGEVHCVLGQNGAGKSTLIKTLAGVHRPDGGEIIWLGENVTIPDPQAALALGIATMYQELDVVDGLTIAENIFLGHEVARGGFTRRSEAAKQTRELLRRLGHPGLSPHMEVGELSAANKQIVSMARALSHDIKLIIMDEPSAVLDTEEVKNLFHVVRELTATGIAVVYITHRLEEIRQIGDRITVLKDGRSMASGLAVADTPTHELITLMTGRNVENVFPPAVPVADDAPVVLEVDGLGATGLFEDVSFRVRAGEIVGLAGLVGSGRSEILETIYGARRRTAGEVRVSGSRLRRGSVTAAVAAGIGLSPEERKSQGLVLQQPIFMNVTLSSMGRFAKAGFLDERAERAVAREQIEALELRPADPDRPAATLSGGNQQKILLARWLVHGTRVLLLDEPTRGVDVGARAEIYALIRRLSAAGNAIVIVSSEIEEVLGLADTVLVVSDGRVLQSLPASQIDEHGVLDLVMKGTAA encoded by the coding sequence GTGACGAAGTCGTTCGCCGGTGTGCAGGCGCTGCGCGGCGTCGACCTCGAGGTGACCCCGGGCGAGGTGCACTGCGTGCTGGGCCAGAACGGCGCCGGCAAGTCCACGCTCATCAAGACCCTCGCGGGGGTGCACCGCCCCGACGGCGGTGAGATCATCTGGCTCGGCGAGAACGTCACGATCCCCGATCCGCAGGCGGCGCTCGCCCTCGGCATCGCCACCATGTACCAGGAGCTCGACGTCGTCGACGGCCTGACCATCGCCGAGAACATCTTCCTCGGACACGAGGTCGCGCGCGGCGGCTTCACGCGGCGGTCCGAGGCCGCCAAGCAGACCCGCGAGCTCCTCCGCCGCCTCGGTCACCCGGGGCTCTCCCCGCACATGGAGGTCGGCGAGCTCAGCGCGGCGAACAAGCAGATCGTGAGCATGGCCCGCGCGCTCTCCCACGACATCAAGCTGATCATCATGGACGAGCCGAGCGCGGTGCTCGACACCGAGGAGGTGAAGAACCTCTTCCACGTCGTCCGCGAGCTGACAGCGACCGGCATCGCCGTCGTGTACATCACCCACCGCCTCGAGGAGATCCGCCAGATCGGCGACCGCATCACCGTCCTCAAGGACGGGCGGTCGATGGCCAGCGGACTGGCTGTGGCCGACACCCCGACGCATGAGCTCATCACCCTGATGACCGGCCGCAACGTCGAGAACGTGTTCCCGCCCGCGGTGCCGGTCGCCGACGATGCCCCGGTGGTGCTCGAGGTCGACGGGCTCGGCGCGACGGGCCTGTTCGAGGACGTGTCCTTCCGCGTGCGGGCCGGCGAGATCGTCGGACTCGCGGGCCTGGTCGGCTCGGGCCGCTCGGAGATCCTCGAGACGATCTACGGCGCGCGGCGCCGCACGGCCGGAGAGGTGCGGGTGAGCGGCTCCCGCCTGCGTCGCGGCTCCGTCACCGCCGCCGTCGCCGCCGGCATCGGCCTCTCCCCCGAAGAGCGCAAGAGCCAGGGCCTCGTGCTCCAGCAGCCGATCTTCATGAACGTCACCCTGTCGTCGATGGGGCGCTTCGCCAAAGCCGGCTTCCTCGACGAACGCGCCGAGCGCGCTGTCGCCCGCGAGCAGATCGAGGCGCTCGAACTGCGCCCGGCCGATCCCGACCGCCCCGCCGCGACGCTCTCCGGCGGCAACCAGCAGAAGATCCTGCTTGCGCGGTGGCTCGTGCACGGCACCCGCGTGCTGCTGCTCGACGAGCCCACGCGCGGCGTCGACGTGGGGGCGCGCGCGGAGATCTACGCGCTCATCCGGCGGCTGTCGGCCGCGGGCAATGCCATCGTCATCGTCTCCAGCGAGATCGAGGAAGTCCTCGGTCTCGCCGACACCGTGCTCGTCGTCTCGGACGGACGCGTGCTCCAATCCCTCCCCGCTTCGCAGATCGACGAGCACGGCGTGCTCGACCTCGTCATGAAAGGAACCGCCGCGTGA
- a CDS encoding substrate-binding domain-containing protein yields the protein MRSHLNARTRLVLTGTAMVAAIGLLAGCTGSGEEESVVDQGTTTEENAESGDTVVIGFSGPAADHGWLGAINSGAQAAADSFDDVDLQVAEGTNDANTQIAAVETFVNQGVDAIVLLPTDGAALTEAAIAAMEAGIPVINVDREFSSPFAARATILGDNYGMGVSAGTYICEQLGDNPDAVVAEIAGIDSLPLTQDRSRGFADALGDCGLEVSARVAADFTVAGGEAAASQLLAANPQIDALWNHDDDQGVGVLAAIESAGRDEFFMMGGAGSRNAMELIQEDSSVLKATVIYPSTQAADGIALARLIAQAKTMGDLITPSVPNRIVLDAPVVTKDNVDEFIDLSFES from the coding sequence ATGCGCTCACACCTGAACGCACGCACCCGGCTGGTGCTCACCGGCACGGCGATGGTCGCGGCGATCGGACTGCTCGCGGGCTGCACCGGCTCGGGCGAAGAGGAGTCGGTCGTCGACCAGGGAACGACCACCGAGGAGAACGCCGAGTCGGGCGACACCGTCGTCATCGGCTTCTCCGGGCCCGCGGCCGACCACGGCTGGCTTGGCGCCATCAACTCGGGGGCGCAGGCCGCTGCCGACAGCTTCGATGACGTCGACCTGCAGGTGGCCGAAGGCACCAACGACGCCAACACGCAGATCGCCGCCGTCGAGACGTTCGTGAACCAGGGCGTCGATGCGATCGTGCTGCTGCCCACCGACGGCGCCGCGCTCACCGAGGCGGCCATCGCCGCCATGGAAGCAGGCATCCCCGTCATCAACGTCGACCGTGAGTTCTCGAGCCCGTTCGCGGCGCGCGCCACGATCCTCGGCGACAACTACGGCATGGGCGTGTCGGCGGGCACCTACATCTGCGAGCAGCTCGGCGACAACCCCGACGCGGTCGTGGCCGAGATCGCCGGCATCGACTCGCTGCCGCTCACCCAGGACCGCTCCCGCGGATTCGCCGACGCGCTCGGCGACTGCGGACTGGAGGTCTCGGCGCGCGTGGCTGCGGACTTCACCGTCGCGGGCGGCGAGGCGGCGGCCTCGCAGCTGCTGGCCGCCAACCCGCAGATCGACGCGCTGTGGAACCATGACGACGACCAGGGCGTCGGTGTGCTGGCGGCGATCGAGTCGGCCGGCCGGGACGAGTTCTTCATGATGGGCGGCGCGGGGTCGCGCAACGCCATGGAGCTCATCCAGGAGGACAGCTCGGTGCTGAAGGCCACCGTCATCTACCCGTCGACCCAGGCGGCCGACGGCATCGCGCTGGCGCGACTGATCGCGCAGGCCAAGACGATGGGCGACCTCATCACGCCGTCGGTCCCGAACCGGATCGTGCTCGACGCGCCGGTGGTCACCAAGGACAACGTCGACGAGTTCATCGACCTCTCCTTCGAATCCTGA